ACGCGGGGGCGGTCCCGGCGCGAGCAGGCTGGGAAGGGTTAAAGGGGCGCGCCCGTGGGTCGCGGACTGTCCGGTTGCTCCCGCCTCCTTCCGTCGGATCTGAGCTCTCCCGCGGCTGCGCCGGCCCGGCCGCCCAGGAGACAAAGCGCTGCTGCCGCCGTTGCCGCAACCGGGCCAGTCCTGGACCATGGCCGGGCCACCCCCCAGCGTCGCGCCTCCCGTCCCGTCGCCGCCCTAGGCCTGCGCTGCGAGGTAAGGCGGGCCTGGCGGGGAGACCTGCACCGGGACACGGGACCCGGGTCAGGCCGCCCTGGGCCTCGGGGTTCCCCGGCCACCTGGAGAGCGCGCTGCGGGGATCTTCCCTGCTGGGACTTTGCACCAGTGGTCACTAATCCAGCTGCCGAGGCGAACTTGGCCGATGACCACCCTCCCCGCCCTCAGCCCATAGGGACATCTGCCGCTGTGGGGGACTGCGGACAAGCCCCCTATTCTGCCGCTGATCACCCATCTGGGGCCCGGACTGTCCTTTAAGGAACTTAAGAGAGCTGCCACGCACAACACACAAAGGGACAGAGAGCAGCCGGCAGCAGGGCCACACCTGGAGAAGCAGCCCCTGCCGTGGGCAAGGGGGCTGCCTGTGTCTGGACGGCGGTGCTGGCACGTCCCTGGGGTCCCTGCTGGTGCGGTGACGGACAGGCTGGTCTTCAGTGTTCTTGGCACGCATGTTTTTCAGCCTGTGCCTGCCACACCCTCTTCCCCACGCCCGCTGCTGGGGGACACTGAGGGCAGCTGGATTCAACTCCAGGACCTGCGGTTCTGGCTTTCATTAAAGTGAGTGGCAAAATGCCATGCTTCAGTCTCCCCAGAGACCTGGGTTCCAGGGCCAGCTGTGCCCCTGGAGATCTTGGatgaattatttgcctttttGACAGCTCTTTCCCTGAAAGCATTTTGCAAAATGACTCTTCAGGAGTAAATTCACTCAGCCCATAGAGGGATGGAAGttaacatccccattttacagatgaggccgAGAAAACCCCGACTCACAGCAGCTAATATTTGCAATCCATTTCCCATAGTTTGCCAGTGGGTTTTCCTTCTTTTAGCTCATGAACCCTTGCCACACAGCCCATTTTaacagacgaggaaactgaggcttagaaaggtgaAACGACTTGTCCAAGGTCCTCCAGCCTGGACCTTCAGAGGCAGGAACTTTGCCTTGGGAGCAGAGCAGGGCCAGGCTCCCTCCAGCTTCCTGTCTGGCCCTGGGCTGTTGAATCAGCAGCAGTGCCCACAATGGACTCTGAACTTcttggaaaacagtgtggggaGATAAGGCAGGGACCAGGCCTTTGCTCCAGGCAAGGCTGAAGCCTGTGCCCCTGTAGTTTCCTGCCTTCCCTGTTCTGGTGGAGGCAGGGGTCATGGGCAGAGCTGGGTCCTGTGCCTGCTGGTGACTTTGAAGCAGTTTGGCCTCCATCTGGGCAGTGCAGGGAGGAGGTTTGCTGAGCAGGAGGGAAGTTGCTATTCCTTTGGCCTTGATGGGGTGGAGAGACCCCAAGATCGGCTCCTTTATTTGGGTGGCTTGCCTGGAGCATGTGATTCTGGGCACAGTTGTATGCCTCTGGCCAACTTATTGAACCTCCCTTTGTCCATTTCCACATCTGTGAATGTGGGGTGAGACCCCTTGTCTTGGGGCCGTTGAGAGGTTTCAGAAGATACCTGCAGAATGAATCAAACAGCTATgtgagcacctactgcatgccTGGCACTGGAATTCAGACCACAAATGCCCCAGCTTTCCTAGAGCAGACAAAAATGACCCAGGTATTAATAATTTCAGGTGGAGGCACAGGAGAGGGACTGGGGGGCCTCTTATGCATAGGGTGGCCAGGGACctcctctctgaggaggtgacagcTAGGCTGAGACCAAAGGATGGGGAGCTGGCCTTGTGAAGACCTGCAGGCAGACAGCCGGGACCAAGTCTTGGAGGTGGGGATGTGTCTGGTGTATTTAAGGAACAGAAAGGAGGTCAGGATGGCTGGAGCTGAGTGAACAAGGGGGAAAGAGGTAGGAAAAGGGAACTTGGAAGCCATGGGAGGcttggactgttttttttttttttttttgaggcaggatctcactatgtcgcccaggctggagtgcagtggcatgatcactccCAAGTTCAAGGGGTCCTTCCATGTTAGCCTCCCAgatagctaggactagaggcttgtgtcaacatgcccagctattttttttctattttttgtagaggtagggtcttgctgtattgtccaggctggtctctaactcaagcgatcctcccgcctcagcctcccaaagtgctggcattacaggtgtgagccaccgcaccctgcctaaGGATTTAATTTTATGCTGAGAGAAGTAGGGAGCCATGGGAGGGTTTAGAGCAGAGGAGGAGTGTGATTGGACTTAATTTTCACAGGATCCTTCTGTGGGGAGTGGATTTCAGTGTGGCTCGGAGAAGAGCCTAGGAAGGAGGCTTGGATCTTACCTTGAGGAACACGGACGAGGGGGCAAGGAGACTTGTGTGGAGGCTATAGCGGCCGTTCCAGTGAATGGTGATGGGGCCTAGAATGGGGAGGTGCAGTGGACAGATTAGGCAACTGATTTGGAAGACGCTGGGGAGGGGGGATCAACTGGACTTGATATGTGATCAGATGTGGGGGTGAGAGGGAAACCAAGGGCCATTTGCTGAGATCAGAAGTATGACACGGGGACGTTTGGGGAAAAGCCAAGAAGAATGTGAACTGCAGCTGTGCTCAGCAGGCGTtgtgtgcctggccctgtgctcCGCAAAGTCAGTGTAGTCACTGTATCATTGTCACAACAGCCCTGACTTAGGCACTGTtatgatcccattttacagatgcagaaacggaggcccagagaggttaataGCCTGCCTGGGGTCCCCCAGCCCAGATGCTGCAGAGCTGACATTTGAATCCAGAGAAGAGcaagctgaggctggagctgaACAGAGGGCAGGGAGGCGAGTGGTGGCCTGAGAGGTAGGAGCGGAACTGGGCGAGTGGGGCGGGAGGGTCCTGTGAGAACTGGGGCCAGCATCCACATGGGAGTTGATGGGTGGTGGTGTGGGGAATGCGTGAATCCCTGTGGCTTAGAGAGGGACAGCTGTATCTGAGAGGCGGGGGGGATTCAACACCTGGAGACTTTGGGGGCTCTGGCCTTGCCCCCCACTAGGTCAGGACAGACtgacctcagtttctttttttattttaagttccgtgatacatgtgcagaacatgcaggtttgtcacataggtatacgtgtgccatggtggcctgctgcacctattgacctgttctctaagttccctcccctcacccccatcatccaacaggccccagtgtgtgttctgcCCCTCcctgtccacgtgttctcattgttcaactcctacttatgagtaagaacatgcggtatttggttttctgttcctgtgttaatttgctaaggatgatggcttccagcttcatctatttccctgcaaaggacatgatctcattcctttttatggctggatagttttccatggtgtatatataccacattttctttatacactctatcattgatgggcattttctCAGTTTCTAAGTCACAACTCATGTTCCCTCttctaggaagccttccctgactgcctATGTGGGTGACAGGAGGTGGCAAGGACAACCCCTTCCACCCTAGGTCAGGTAGTCCAACAGGGCCTCACTGTGGTCAGCTGCTCTTAGGAGAGCCACCACCCTGACCTCATTCCACCAGGCTCTGAGAAAGATGCCACCCAGGCAGGGGAATGAACACTGAGTGCCCACTGCGTACCAGGACTTTATATGCTTTGCCTCTTGAAAAATGTAGCTACCATCCTATGCAGGCTGAGGCTCTGCAGTGGTAGATAAGGTGGGCTCTCAAAATGGCCGTGGAAAACCCCAAGGGAAGGTGGCCAGGCCAGGGACGCAGATGCCACCTCCCGATAAGTCCTTCCTGGCCAGCATTGCCCCATCGTATACTCCTTGGGGGAAGGTGAATGGGGTCACTGTGGCTGACGGCATGGAGTTAGAGTCCTCTATGCTAAATGGCATGGGATGCCCCCCTGCCCTTCCTTCCTGTAAGTCAGCCTAACCCTGGGCTTGCATGTTTCCccagattctttcttctttttgagacagagtctggctctctccccaggcaggagtgcagtagtgcaatctcggcctactgtaacttcttttttttttttttttttgagacggagtctcgctctgtcgcccaggctggagtgcagtggcgcgatctcggctcactgcaagctccgcctcccgggttcccgccattctcccgcctcagcctccgagtagctgggactacaggcgcccgccaccgcgcccggctagttttttgtattttttttagtagagacggggtttcaccgtgttagccaggatggtctcgatctcctgacctcgtgatccacccgcctcggcctcccaaagtgctgggattacaggcttgagccaccgcgcccggccaacggcctactgtaacttctgcctcctgggtttaagcagttttcctgcctcagcctcctaagtatctgggattataggcactccccaccaagcctggctatttttttttttttttctgagatggagtcttgctctgtcgcccaggctggagtgcaatggcgcgatctcggctcactgcaacctctgcctcttgggttcaagcgattcttctgcctcagtcacccaagtagctgggattatgggtgtgtaccactacacctggcggtttttttttttttttttttttttttgtatttttagtagagatggggttttgccatgttggccaggctggtcttgaactcctgacctcaggtgagaaggatcggccttggcctcccaaagcgctgagattacaggcgtgagccactacgcccaggcCCGTCTTATTTTCCATAGGACATGAGACTACCTGGCAGACGTCTTATCTGTTTGTTAACTGTCTGCTCCCTTTCACTTGCCAGTGGCATTTTAACACCACAAGGGCAGGGACCCTGTCCGTCTTGTTTTTGCTCTATCCCTAggcctggaacagtgcctggcacacagtagatgcttaataaacattCCATGAATGAAGTCAATCTCTACAACTCTCTGAAGTTGGTTCTGCTCATATCCCTATTTCATGGACGGACAAACCAAAGTCGAACCACAAAGTCAGGGCTGGGACCTGGCAGGGACTACAGAAGCCAGCTGGTCTTGTTCTTGGGATGATGGAAACAGCAGCACCTGAAATGAGGCCTGGGTTTGGATTTCAGCCCTGCCCAACCTGCTTTGTGACACCGGGGAAGcagttaacctctctgtgcctgtttcctcatctgttgaaCCAGAGCCAGGCCAGTCCCTGTGACCTAAGGTCTGTTGTGAGATCAAGTGAGTTCATCCCTCTGAAATGTCTGGCATGCAGCAGGAACTCACAACATTATTTCAGGGATACAGGAGGGCAGGAGGTTATGAGGCTATCTGGGGAGGCTGGTGAGACCCAGGTTCCTGTCCTGTCTCTGCTCCTTAGGAGTTGTGGGCACATGGGCTGCCTGCTTCCATCCTgtgtcagtttcttcatctgttaaatggggatgTAGAGTGGCCACAAGCTCCCCTTGGGGCACTGGGTGACCTAGCATCAGTGGCCTTGTGCATAACAGCCCTTCCATGGGGTCCAGGCCCCGGGCTCCCCTCCAGGCCCGGCGATTGCCGCCATGAAGCTGAACGAGCGCAGCCTGGCCTTCTACGCCACCTGCGATGCCCCAGTGGACAACGCAGGCTTCCTGTACAAGAAGGGCGGGCGACACGCAGCCTACCACCGGCGCTGGTTCGTCCTGCGCGGGAACATGCTCTTCTACTTCGAGGATGCGGCCAGCCGCGAGCCTGTGGGCGTCATCATCCTGGAGGGCTGCACCGTGGAGCTGGTGGAGGCCGCTGAAGAGTTCGCCTTCGCCGTGCGCTTCGCAGGGACCCGGGCGCGCACCTACGTGCTGGCCGCTGAGAGTCAGGCTGCCATGGAGGGTTGGGTCAAGGCCCTGTCGCGTGCCAGCTTCGACTACCTGCGGCTGGTGGTGCGTGAGCTGGAGCAGCAGCTGGCGGCTGTGCGCGGCGGGGGTGGTAtggccctgccccagcctcagtCCCTGCCCTTGCCCCCGTCCCTGCCCTCTGCTCCGGCCCCAGTCCCATTCTTGCCCTCTGCCCCCGCCCcagtcccagccctgcccctgccccgccGGCCCAGCGCCCTCCCGCCCAAGGAGAATGGCTGCGCTGTCTGGAGCACTGAGGCCACCTTCAGGCCTGGACCCGAGCCCCCTCCACCACCGCCTCGCCGCCGGGCGTCGGCACCCCACGGGCCCCTAGACGTGGCCCCCTTCGCCCGGCTGCACGAGTGCTATGGCCAGGAGATCCGGGCCCTGCGCGGCCAATGGCTCAGCAGCCGGGTCCAGCCCTGAGGCCACCAGGGCACCTGTTTTAGGGGGACGCAAGCTCCACACCCTCTGGGACAGGCCGGGTCCTGGAGAGACTGGGGGAGCTGGTCCTGAGGGAAATCATGGGCAAAGCTAGCCCCCAGTCCCTGAATGGCCTGGTTTTGGGGGATGCAGGCTCTGAGAAGGTGCTGGATTCTGAATGGGACTTTAGGACCATGTGATTCAGAAGGCCTACCCTTGAGAGGACGTCACATGCGACACTAAGGAGAATCTAGGGCCTGAGGGGTAGGTTTCCTGAGAACTTTGGCCCCAGGCTGGCCTGAGCTGCCTAGCAGAGGCCTTTGCTGGCAACAGGCCTTGCCAAGCCTGCAGCTCAGAGGGTCACTGGGACTGAGGACAATCTGTGGCCTGAAAAGCAAATGCACAGTTAGTGCGGTTCCTGACTGGGCCCTCAGGCTGGACAGAGAGAGGATCGGTCGTGGCAGCCACACCTGGGCCTGGCCTTGCTCCAGGACCTCCCAGAGGAGCTGACCTGGCTCCGTGCCTGCCTATCTCCAGGAGCAGGACAGTGGCTTGGAGGGTGGCGACTGGGGACACAGGTGCAGGTGTTAGTGCAGGACCGGAAGGGTGAGGTGGCCTAGTCACTGGGGCTCCTGGCCTGGGCCGGCTGAGGCAGGACTCTGCCCGGTCCCCTGCCAGGCCTCATGGTGGTGCTCCTGGTGGTAGTGGCTTTCTGGCTGCAGGCCCTGTCTTTGTCTCCGTGGTGGCTCTCACAGGGCTCTCCGGACACTCCTTGACTGCATCCTTCAGTCTTGGCCCCCAGGCCTGGGGCCTCTTGGGAGCTCTCCTGACCTCCCTTTCTGGGCTGGGCAGCCATGGCCCGAGGTGACCTTCTAGCAGGTTCCCTCAGGGAGGGGAGGCCACCAGCTGACTCACCACCTAAGATGGCCCAGGTGCTGACCTAGTGGCAGAGAAAACACAGCCTCACACCGAATGCAACTTCCAGAGCCCCTCTTCAGCTCCAGGCAGCCCCCTCCAACAGGTCCCCTCCTGAgctcagcccccacccccatACTCCCGGTGGGGACCAGGTCTTGCCTGGCTTCGGGGCTGACCGCCGGTCCCCTTTCTTCTCACCACAGTGCCCGTTCTTCATCCAGGGAGAACCTCGGGGCTGGGAATACCCTCTGGCACTCACCCTGGGTCATGTTTACAGTCCTCAATGCCCCACACCAGGGGCCGCCTGAGGACACCTCCACCCTGACCTTGATTTTCCCAAACGCTTCCTCTTGGTGACAAACTCAGCCCAAAAccccttctttctgtctttggagACCCTTGGGCTTGGGGAAATATGGAGGGGGGTGTGTCTGCAATCAAGGCCTCTTCAGCTCACGGCTGGCCCGGTGGGCTGGGACCTCAGTCTGAATTTTAAATACTTAGggtgcattttttctttctggcaACAAAGCTTGATGTTTTCACTGCTTTAGTTTCCTGTTTGCTGGTGGGAGGGGACACGATCTGTGACTCTGGGCTTGGCTTGGGGGAACAGTTGTCGCTGCCCCTGAGGAGAGGGGCAGCTTGGGCTGGAGAAGCATAGCCAGATCCCTCGAGAGGGATCCTTGGCTGCTTCATTGTCTTCCCCCCAGCAAGCCCTGCTCTCCTCCACAGGCACCTCTGGGGTCTTGGTACGGTCCCCGCTCACCTCCTTCCAGAGTCCTGAGTGGTGTGGGTGGGGGTGGCACAGGATCTGGGGCCTGGGAGGGGTTCGGAGCTGCCCAGAGCCCCGTGTCCTGGCAGACTCAGCTGGTGGGGTGAGGTGTTAACCCCAGTCCTGGCGTAGGTTTACAGACTCTCAAGGTACGCTGGCCCTGGTCTCCTGGGAGAAAGGGGTGGGGGATGTCCCCTACCAAAGCACAAGGCAGGGTcaggctgcctcccaggttggGTGTCGGGGGAGCTTTCCGGcagcctgggagggagaggcaagggctaaaataaaattttgtcaaGTAATGGCTGATCGTGTCATATTTTTCCCCATCAAAATTCTTGATTGATTTCCCTGGCAGAGCCCAGAGCAGGCTGTGCAAGGGCAGGGACTAGTGTGTGATACCATATGGCTGGTGCCCTGCCAGGCGCATTCTCACTTCTCAAGGCAGATGctggtcccattttacagatgtgggaaACAGGCTCATTGAGGTTATGAAACTTGCCGAAGCCACATAGCTGGAGAGTGTCAGAGCAGGGATGTAAATCTCTGGAATCCCATGACAGGATAGAGTCTTCAGGAGGAATACGAGGGAAAATGGAGCCCAAAGTTCCTTTcagaagggagagaaggcagggaaaaGCCAAGGGTTTGAAAGCTAACtgggctgaaggcctgagagttGGCAGGGACATTAACCATCCCGATTAGGATGGCAGACGGAAGAGTCGAAACCGCATGCTTCTCACTGATAAGTTCATGGAGGCTGTGGAGGGAGCTGGAGTGAAGAGGACTCTGGCACCGATGCAAGTTCAGAAGGAAAGAGCCTGTGATTGATGAGTAATATCTGCCATGAGCACCACGTGCCTGGTAGTGGTGCTCATGCCATGTATCCGCTCTCTAAGTCTTAGGGTGAGACTTACTTAGGGTAAGTCGGCTTACTGCATGTCTACTGGGTTAATGGGGGGTTCACAGAGGGGGCTGGCCCAAGGTGGCCTAGCATGATGGACTTAAGCCCTAGGTCCTCTTCACATGGACTCAGTTTGGGTCACAGGTCTCCCTTGCAGGCCTGGAAAAATCCTGTACATTTAGGAACATGTGGCTTAGGGTGAGCAACCTACAGTCCTCATGTTCAAGAAATGAAAAGTATGAAGATCAGGGAATCATGGCCCTTGTGAGCATCTAGTGCATGCTGAATAATTTTTTCCATCTCTTGTGGGACCACAGCTGACAGATGGGGGCTGGGGAAGTGGCTCCCCACACAAGCTGAGTCAGGGCACTACCTGTGGCATTTGTGACCACAGCCACCGTACAGCATGGGGCAAAGAGTGGGGGAAATAGTGGGAGAGAAAAACAGCTCCAAGAGGGAGGGTCAGCAGCAAAATGCTGGACATCCAACTGCTGCTATGTCAGTGATTCCTCTGGACCCAGGGGAGGTGTTCAGGGCACAAGTCTAAGGGGGCACCATATGTGGTCAGAAGGAATATTCTGAGAAGCCACTCGGGGTAGAAGGTGAGGCCCTCAAGCAGGACAATGCAGTGAGAGGTTAGGCTGATTGCCAAACATCCTTCCACCCTAAATACTTAGTCAAATTCAATCAGTTACGCTGCCATAGGCTCTCAGGGAATAGCTAAACTTCAGCTGCCAGAGAGTGGCCGTGTGGCCTGATTTTGGCCAATGAATGTGAGTTGGAAGAGTCTTCTTCCTTCCAAAATACACAATAAAGAGCTCttcattggccaggtgcggtggctcacacctgtaatcccagcactttgggaggctaaggcaggcagatcacgaggtcaggagtttgagaccagcctagccaatgtagtgaaaccctgtctctactaaaaagcacaaaaattacccgggtatggtggtgggtgcctatagtcccagctactcgggaggctggggcaggagaatcgcttgaacccaggagggggaggttgcagtgagccgagatcatgccactactgcactccagcctgggcaacagagcaagactctgttccaaaaaaaaaaaaaagctcttcatTATTCTTTGTGGGGATGGAGAAGGGGGAGTAATGTCTGTGATGCCTGGAACTGTGGCATCCATCTTGCAGTCATGAAGTTGACCACTCTAAAGAAAATGCCCTATACTGAGTTTGGCACACATTTGAGGGTGGTTCTGGGTAACCAACTGCAGGGCTGCTGTTGGCTCAGTGGGGTGCGGGTTGGGGCTAGAATGGGATTCCCTGTTAGAGTAAAGGGGCCACTGCTTCTTATCCCTTCCTAAAGAGTGAACAAATATTGAAGGAAGATCATGTCCCCCTACGGCCCTGCCTCTCGGATGTTCCTAAGTGGGGCTGCTTTGTCCCTGCTATGTGCTATGTGGCTAGATCTGGTGCCAACTCTCTGCTCCCCCAACCCCTCTGCGGATGACTTCGCCACACTCACCTTGCACAAACTTTGTTATGAAAAAGTTCctgcggccgggcacagtggcttatacctgtaatttcagcactttgtggagactgaggcagcagatcatctgaggtagggagtttgagaccagcctgaccaacgtggagaaaccccgtctccactaaaaatacaaaattagctgggcatgtggtacacgcctgtattcccagctactcgggaggctgaggcaggagaattgcttgaacctgggaggtggagtttgtccagcctgagcaacaagagtgaaacttcgtgtcaaaaaaaaaaaaaaaaaaaagttcctgctACCTGTCCTAACTTCTAAAATCTCAGCATTCAACATGAAACTCTTCCAAGATGGTAAAAGAATAAGTTGTCTAAGCCTAGCTGTaggttttgcatttttctgatgaagactttttaaaaaggtgggcaaaatatttgcaagtcatttGCAATCTGATATGCAGAATATAGAGAtatcctaaaact
The Rhinopithecus roxellana isolate Shanxi Qingling chromosome 10, ASM756505v1, whole genome shotgun sequence DNA segment above includes these coding regions:
- the PHETA1 gene encoding sesquipedalian-1; translated protein: MKLNERSLAFYATCDAPVDNAGFLYKKGGRHAAYHRRWFVLRGNMLFYFEDAASREPVGVIILEGCTVELVEAAEEFAFAVRFAGTRARTYVLAAESQAAMEGWVKALSRASFDYLRLVVRELEQQLAAVRGGGGMALPQPQSLPLPPSLPSAPAPVPFLPSAPAPVPALPLPRRPSALPPKENGCAVWSTEATFRPGPEPPPPPPRRRASAPHGPLDVAPFARLHECYGQEIRALRGQWLSSRVQP